One window from the genome of Oncorhynchus gorbuscha isolate QuinsamMale2020 ecotype Even-year linkage group LG14, OgorEven_v1.0, whole genome shotgun sequence encodes:
- the LOC123994976 gene encoding uncharacterized protein LOC123994976 yields MIHYLLLQSRGQVPPHVTTEHMSNWLVSQGKKSLRERVWKETLEEGNDLARVAREVNTCLKMMDIEHEAFCKLRRSMHPSSPADIDPKVHSIVERAVRSILGEQSNDPCSNLFSPSQVVVEVVPRLLLALWLQPEEGHSEHPILISGMAVGMVAAVVEKLSCMLKDPSPHIPFSRAAAFDSVRSILGRISQSFSTDDLQSPLYMSSVCAFVADEVQSCFQPPAATLPVPPVLAVAVSTTLPADIQAEVVNITPKAKADTACSHLEVVDITRKTEADLASSHVEVVDITRKTEADLAPSHLEVVDITRKTEADPASSHLEVVDITRKTEADPASSHLEVVDITRKTEAEPISSLLEVVDVTPEERTLTMAVFATLPADIQAEDVAVVIPDVTPHVTKDVTLDVSCRARKGAVRRLFCRLWRAVCCCACHKEEEEQY; encoded by the exons ATGATCCACTATCTGCTGCTCCAGAGTCGAGGTCAGGTCCCACCCCATGTCACCACGGAGCACATGAGCAACTGGCTGGTGTCTCAGGGCAAAAAATCCCTTAGGGAGAG GGTGTGGAAGGAAACCCTGGAGGAGGGAAACGACCTCGCTCGGGTG GCCCGGGAAGTAAACACTTGCCTAAAAATGATGGACATAGAGCACGAGGCTTTCTGCAAGCTCCGCCGCTCCATGCACCCCTCCTCGCCAGCTGACAT CGATCCTAAGGTCCACAGCATCGTGGAAAGAGCTGTGAGAAGCATTCTGGGCGAGCAGTCTAATGATCCCTGTAGCAACCTGTTCAGCCCATCtcaggtggtggtggaggtggtgcccAGGCTCCTCCTGGCCCTGTGGCTGCAGCCAGAGGAAGGACATTCAGAGCACCCAATCCTAATAAGCGGGATGGCCGTGGGCATGGTGGCGGCTGTAGTGGAGAAGCTCTCCTGCATGTTAAAGGACCCTTCCCCTCACATCCCTTTCTCCCGGGCTGCTGCTTTTGACTCTGTGCGGTCGATCCTCGGGAGAATTAGTCAGTCCTTCTCCACCGATGACCTGCAGAGCCCTCTTTATATGAGCTCTGTCTGTGCCTTTGTGGCGGACGAGGTGCAGAGCTGCTTCCAGCCCCCTGCAGCCACCCTACCAGTCCCCCCTGTCCTCGCGGTGGCTGTTTCCACCACACTACCAGCTGACATCCAAGCAG AGGTTGTGAACATCACCCCAAAGGCAAAGGCAGACACGGCTTGTTCCCACCTGGAGGTTGTGGACATCACCCGTAAGACAGAGGCAGATCTGGCTTCTTCGCACGTGGAGGTTGTGGACATCACCCGTAAGACAGAGGCAGATCTGGCTCCTTCCCACCTGGAGGTTGTGGACATCACCCGTAAGACAGAGGCAGATCCGGCTTCTTCCCACCTGGAGGTTGTGGACATCACCCGTAAGACAGAGGCAGATCCGGCTTCTTCCCACCTGGAGGTTGTGGACATCACCCGTAAGACAGAGGCAgagcccatctcttccctcttggAGGTTGTGGACGTCACACCTGAAGAAAGGACTCTCACGATGGCCGTCTTCGCCACTCTGCCAGCTGACATCCAAGCAG AGGATGTTGCTGTGGTCATCCCGGATGTCACCCCACACGTCACCAAGGACGTGACACTGGATGTTTCATGCAGAGCTAGGAAAGGGGCAGTCCGGCGATTATTTTGCAGGCTTTGGAGGGCAGTGTGCTGCTGCGCCTGCcacaaggaagaggaggaacaatATTAA